In the genome of Nycticebus coucang isolate mNycCou1 chromosome 12, mNycCou1.pri, whole genome shotgun sequence, one region contains:
- the FKBP6 gene encoding inactive peptidyl-prolyl cis-trans isomerase FKBP6, which yields MGGSARNQGVLEGDDAPGQSPYQRLSQRMLDISGDRGVLKDVIREGAGDLVTPDASVLVKYSGYLEHMDRPFDSNCFRKTPRLMKLGEDITLWGMELGLLSMRRGELARFLFKPTYAYGTLGCPPLIPPNTTVLFEIELLDFLDSAESDKFCALSAEQQDQFPLQKVLKVAATEREFGNYLFRQNRFYDAKVRYKRALLLLHRRNAPLEEQHLVEGAKLLVLLNLSFTYLKLDRPTRALHFGEQALIIDQKNAKALFRCGQACLLMTEYEKARDFLVRAQKEQPFNHDVNNELKKLASYYRDYVDKEKEMCHRMFAPCENGSAVGEN from the exons ATGGGGGGAAGCGCCCGGAACCAGGGAGTCCTGGAAGGGGATGACGCCCCCGGCCAG TCTCCGTACCAGCGGTTAAGTCAGAGAATGCTGGACATCTCTGGGGACCGGGGCGTGCTGAAGGATGTCATCCGAGAGGGCGCTGGGGACCTAGTGACGCCCGATGCTTCGGTGCTAG TGAAATATTCTGGATATCTGGAGCACATGGACAGGCCCTTCGATTCTAATTGCTTTAGGAAAACTCCTCGGCTAATGAAACTTGGAGAGG ATATCACGCTTTGGGGCATGGAACTGGGCCTTCTGAGCATGCGGAGAGGAGAGCTGGCCAGGTTTCTGTTCAAGCCAACCTATGCCTATGGAACCCTGGGTTGCCCTCCCCTGATCCCCCCAAACACCACAGTCCTGTTTGAAATTGAGCTGCTTGACTTCCTAGACTCTGCTGAATCAGACAAGTTTTGTGCCCTTTCAGCT GAGCAGCAAGATCAATTTCCACTTCAAAAGGTCCTAAAAGTGGCAGCTACTGAACGGGAGTTTGGCAACTATCTTTTCCGCCAGAACCGTTTCTATGATGCTAAAGTGAGATATAAAAGG GCCTTGTTGCTTCTCCACCGACGAAATGCACCCCTTGAAGAGCAGCACCTGGTGGAGGGTGCCAAGCTTCTCGTCCTCCTGAACCTGTCCTTCACATACCTGAAGCTAGACAGGCCGACTAGGGCCTTGCACTTTGGAGAGCAGGCTTTGATCATTGACCAAAAAAATGCTAAGGCCCTCTTCAGGTGTGGACAG GCTTGTCTTCTCATGACTGAATATGAGAAAGCCCGAGATTTTCTAGTCCGAGCCCAGAAGGAACAACCCTTCAATCATGACGTCAATAATGAGCtgaaaaaactggccag TTATTACAGAGACTATGtggataaagagaaagaaatgtgccaccgaATGTTTGCCCCTTGTGAAAATGGCTCTGCAGTGGGAGAAAATTGA